The proteins below are encoded in one region of Polypterus senegalus isolate Bchr_013 chromosome 2, ASM1683550v1, whole genome shotgun sequence:
- the LOC120523313 gene encoding collagenase 3-like, whose product MVSLRLLLFTALVAAACAAPISPATTVEENQKFAQEYLRKLYNLTSTSGGSSGRHHNELTDKLREMQKFFGLQVTGMLDSNTLEVMKKSRCGVPDVAHYSTFPGGQKWQTQSLTYRIENYTPDMLTADVDKSIQQAFEVWTKVTPLKITRIYSGTADIMISFVTGEHGDYSPFDGPGGTLAHAFAPSPGIGGDTHFDEAETFTTGSAGFNLFLVAAHEFGHALGLSHSNNPGALMYPIYNYVNPGTFVLPQDDLQGIQSLYGPNPGIPPKDPNPPPKPPKQPKPNNCDHSLAVDAVTTLRGEMILFKDSYFWRNSPQMGTVEQDTIKSFWPEIPDNIDAAYEIRERDVVFLFKGSQVWALFGYDILQGYPQNIQNLGLPKTVNKIDAALYNEETKKTFFFVGKKYYSYDEAKKKMDKGYPRIIEADFPGIGGKVDAAVEHNGLVYFFSGSRMLEFNFKLKKVQRILKSNFFLGCQK is encoded by the exons ATGGTGTCTCTTAGGCTCCTGCTTTTCACTGCCTTAGTGGCTGCAGCGTGCGCTGCTCCAATATCACCAGCCACCACAGTAGAAGAGAATCAGAAGTTTGCACAG GAATACCTTAGAAAATTATACAACCTTACATCTACTTCAGGAGGCAGCTCAGGAAGGCATCACAATGAGCTCACAGACAAACTTAGAGAAATGCAAAAGTTTTTCGGTCTCCAAGTAACTGGAATGTTAGATTCAAACACGCTGGAGGTAATGAAAAAATCAAGATGTGGTGTCCCTGATGTGGCTCATTACTCCACATTCCCTGGAGGGCAGAAGTGGCAAACACAGAGTCTGACTTACAG AATTGAAAATTATACACCTGATATGCTAACAGCTGATGTTGACAAATCAATACAGCAGGCTTTTGAGGTCTGGACCAAGGTTACCCCACTAAAAATCACGAGAATCTACAGTGGAACAGCTGATATTATGATCTCCTTTGTTACTGGCG AACATGGTGATTACTCCCCATTTGATGGTCCAGGAGGGACTTTAGCACATGCTTTTGCACCTTCACCTGGTATTGGTGGAGACACTCATTTTGATGAAGCTGAAACATTTACCACTGGATCAGCTG GGTTCAACTTGTTCCTGGTAGCAGCTCATGAATTTGGTCATGCCCTTGGTCTGTCCCACTCCAATAACCCAGGTGCACTGATGTACCCAATTTACAACTATGTCAACCCTGGGACCTTTGTTTTGCCTCAAGATGATCTTCAGGGAATCCAGTCTTTATACG GACCCAATCCTGGCATTCCTCCTAAAGATCCAAATCCCCCCCCAAAGCCACCCAAGCAGCCTAAGCCCAACAACTGTGATCATAGTTTGGCTGTGGATGCTGTCACTACTCTACGTGGAGAgatgattttatttaaagatag ttacttCTGGCGCAATAGTCCACAGATGGGAACTGTTGAACAGGACACTATCAAATCATTCTGGCCAGAAATACCTGATAATATTGATGCAGCATATGAGATCAGAGAGAGGGATGTTGTGTTCCTCTTTAAAG GAAGCCAGGTTTGGGCACTCTTTGGGTATGACATCCTACAAGGTTATCCTCAGAATATCCAGAATCTTGGACTTCCTAAGACTGTGAATAAAATTGATGCTGCACTTTATAATGAAGAAACCAAAAAAACTTTCTTCtttgttggaaaaaaatactACAG ttATGATGAGGCAAAGAAGAAAATGGACAAAGGCTACCCAAGGATAATAGAAGCCGACTTTCCTGGAATTGGTGGAAAGGTTGATGCTGCTGTTGAGCACAATG gcctTGTGTATTTCTTTAGTGGCTCAAGAATGCTTGAATTCAACTTCAAATTAAAGAAGGTCCAACGAATTTTGAAAAGCAACTTTTTCCTAGGTTGTCAgaagtaa